A single region of the Austwickia chelonae genome encodes:
- a CDS encoding CPBP family intramembrane glutamic endopeptidase, giving the protein MDVQAPTSSVGRRTLLVESFLVLGVGLGASAVWAVLSIVRRLTDPVALSRQTSSLNASVTPDRPWLDLAYQLAGIALPLFPALLALHLLARDGVFPARIGMDLKHPGGDLLRGALLAAAVGLPGLVFYVAAMQWGINTTVSPAGLGQVWWAVPVLILSAVKNAVVEEVVMVGYLMTRWRQVGWSWHWVVGISAVIRGAYHLYQGFGGFLGNIAMGLFFGWLFVRSGRVMPLVVAHTLLDVVAFVGYTFLRNNLPWL; this is encoded by the coding sequence ATGGATGTTCAGGCGCCGACTTCGAGCGTGGGGCGAAGAACCTTGCTGGTCGAATCTTTTCTGGTGCTGGGAGTCGGTCTGGGCGCCTCGGCGGTGTGGGCCGTGCTGTCGATTGTGCGCAGGCTCACCGATCCGGTGGCGCTCTCCCGGCAGACGTCGTCGTTGAATGCGTCGGTCACTCCTGACCGGCCGTGGCTAGACCTGGCGTATCAGCTGGCCGGGATAGCGTTGCCGCTGTTCCCTGCGCTCCTGGCTTTGCACCTGTTGGCCCGGGACGGGGTGTTTCCTGCCAGGATCGGTATGGATCTGAAGCACCCTGGTGGGGATCTGCTCCGCGGGGCGTTGTTGGCCGCGGCGGTCGGTCTGCCAGGGCTGGTGTTCTACGTGGCGGCCATGCAGTGGGGGATCAATACGACGGTGTCGCCGGCGGGGCTGGGGCAGGTGTGGTGGGCGGTGCCGGTGCTGATCCTGTCGGCGGTGAAGAACGCCGTGGTCGAGGAAGTGGTGATGGTCGGCTACCTGATGACGAGGTGGCGGCAGGTCGGCTGGTCCTGGCACTGGGTGGTGGGGATTTCTGCGGTCATCAGGGGCGCTTATCACCTGTATCAGGGTTTTGGTGGTTTCCTGGGGAATATTGCGATGGGGCTCTTCTTCGGGTGGCTCTTCGTCCGATCAGGGCGGGTGATGCCGTTGGTGGTGGCGCACACCTTGTTGGACGTGGTGGCTTTCGTGGGTTACACGTTCTTGCGGAATAACTTGCCCTGGTTGTGA
- a CDS encoding acyltransferase family protein: MLRLLLAAFVAVAHGMQIAHGYQPRLGHTDLGTLAVDGFFVLSGFLVAGSFLRLSCPVRYARHRALRILPGFWTCLVVTALVMAPLLSVLEGGTPGQVFSGEAPSGLYVLDNAFLLIRDYAVAGLPTGTHTPGVINGSLWTLWFEAVCYVLVMALGWAGGLRSGRRRLLVAVACAIPGIWRARWVILCYRYGRTLRSGSSSRR; this comes from the coding sequence ATGCTTCGCTTGCTGTTGGCAGCTTTCGTGGCGGTCGCCCATGGGATGCAGATTGCCCATGGGTATCAACCCAGGCTCGGGCACACCGATCTGGGCACCTTGGCGGTCGACGGCTTCTTCGTGCTCAGCGGCTTCCTGGTCGCCGGGTCCTTCCTCCGCCTGTCGTGTCCGGTGCGCTACGCCCGGCATCGCGCGCTGCGGATCCTGCCAGGATTCTGGACCTGCCTGGTGGTGACCGCACTGGTGATGGCTCCGCTGCTGTCGGTGCTCGAAGGTGGCACCCCCGGGCAGGTGTTCTCCGGGGAAGCGCCGTCCGGTCTGTACGTCCTGGACAATGCTTTTCTCCTGATCCGGGACTACGCCGTTGCCGGTCTGCCTACCGGCACGCACACCCCAGGCGTGATCAACGGGTCGCTGTGGACCTTGTGGTTCGAGGCCGTCTGCTACGTGCTGGTCATGGCGTTGGGATGGGCCGGGGGCTTGCGGTCGGGGCGGCGTCGGCTGCTGGTCGCGGTGGCCTGCGCGATTCCGGGGATCTGGCGAGCACGCTGGGTGATCTTGTGCTATCGATATGGTCGAACTCTGCGGTCAGGTTCTTCGTCTCGAAGATGA
- a CDS encoding EamA family transporter yields MAVAAMLSVQLSNALSVPVIDQVGAAGTAWLRMCFGVVFLWMIARPAIRSLRRKDVPALIALGVVTGFMTTFFLAAVERIPLGTAVAIEFLGPLTVAGLMSKHRKVLIWPALAFVGVVLLTEPWQGRIDLAGVGFALAAGTCWGLYNLLTQHVGDHFSGISGLSLTIPVAALATLPIGSPQVIGGEFTWWVLPVAAGIALITPVIAFGLEMLALRRMTHTAFGTLLSIEPAFGILIGLLVLAQQPTLMQLAGIAVVIFAGAAAQRDGKRPANPTVPITKPEKETA; encoded by the coding sequence ATGGCGGTCGCGGCGATGCTGTCTGTGCAGCTCTCCAACGCCCTGTCGGTGCCGGTGATCGACCAGGTCGGTGCGGCAGGCACGGCGTGGTTGCGGATGTGCTTCGGGGTGGTGTTCTTGTGGATGATCGCCCGCCCCGCGATCCGCTCGTTGCGTCGCAAGGACGTGCCCGCGCTGATCGCGCTCGGGGTGGTGACGGGGTTCATGACGACGTTCTTCCTCGCCGCCGTCGAGCGCATCCCGCTGGGCACCGCGGTCGCGATCGAGTTCCTCGGACCCCTCACCGTGGCGGGCCTCATGAGTAAGCATCGCAAAGTCCTCATCTGGCCCGCCCTCGCTTTCGTCGGGGTCGTGCTGCTGACGGAACCGTGGCAAGGGCGCATCGACCTCGCAGGCGTCGGCTTCGCGCTGGCCGCGGGCACCTGCTGGGGGTTGTACAACCTCCTCACCCAGCACGTCGGCGACCACTTTTCCGGGATCAGCGGCCTCTCGCTCACAATCCCCGTTGCTGCTCTTGCGACGCTCCCGATCGGGTCGCCGCAGGTAATCGGGGGCGAGTTCACCTGGTGGGTGCTGCCGGTCGCGGCGGGGATCGCTCTGATCACCCCGGTGATCGCGTTCGGGCTCGAGATGCTCGCCCTGCGCCGCATGACCCATACCGCCTTTGGCACGCTGCTGTCGATCGAGCCCGCGTTCGGGATCCTCATCGGCCTGCTCGTCCTGGCCCAACAGCCGACCCTGATGCAGCTGGCGGGCATCGCGGTGGTCATTTTCGCCGGTGCTGCCGCGCAGCGCGACGGCAAACGCCCCGCCAACCCCACTGTGCCGATCACGAAGCCGGAGAAGGAGACCGCATGA
- a CDS encoding B3/B4 domain-containing protein, whose protein sequence is MPDTMTPDEFLAAATVEPAVFELRPDYRAMLIVIDGLTPAITAQEGGQGVDELITAAEKHAAGLLAASAMDELPHIAAWRDAYRGFGAKPQRTRNSLEALTRRTEKGLPRVNALTDVYNAISVLHQIPFGGEDFHHYQGPARLIRATGTEPFDTTANGEPVTEYPDAGEVVWCDDDGVTCRRWNWRQGRRTGLTDGTRTAFFILDALAPASDAELHAAADALVDALTDLGTGVRVTSRLIGAP, encoded by the coding sequence ATGCCTGACACCATGACCCCCGACGAGTTCCTGGCCGCCGCCACTGTGGAACCTGCAGTGTTCGAGCTGCGCCCTGACTACCGGGCCATGCTTATCGTCATCGACGGCCTCACCCCGGCGATCACTGCACAAGAGGGCGGGCAAGGAGTGGACGAACTCATCACCGCAGCCGAGAAGCATGCGGCTGGTCTGCTTGCCGCTTCTGCGATGGATGAGCTGCCGCACATCGCAGCGTGGCGAGATGCGTACCGGGGGTTCGGAGCGAAGCCGCAGCGCACCCGCAACAGTCTCGAAGCCCTCACCCGCCGCACTGAGAAGGGCCTGCCGCGGGTGAACGCGCTCACGGATGTGTACAACGCGATCTCGGTGCTGCACCAGATTCCTTTCGGTGGCGAGGACTTCCACCACTATCAGGGTCCGGCACGCCTGATACGTGCCACCGGCACCGAACCGTTCGACACCACCGCGAACGGGGAGCCCGTTACCGAGTACCCGGATGCCGGCGAGGTGGTCTGGTGTGATGACGACGGGGTGACGTGCCGAAGATGGAACTGGCGACAGGGCCGCCGCACCGGGCTCACCGATGGCACGCGCACGGCGTTCTTCATCCTCGACGCCCTCGCCCCGGCCTCAGACGCAGAACTCCACGCTGCCGCTGATGCCCTGGTCGATGCCCTCACGGATCTGGGCACCGGAGTCCGTGTGACCAGCCGTCTGATCGGAGCGCCGTGA
- a CDS encoding helix-turn-helix domain-containing protein, producing the protein MDGRAESLARAIGARVKQERKGRGWTLDQLAATAGVSRRMLVNVEQGGVNPSVGTLLRLSDALGVGLPALVEPPASRTAKLTRHGDGAVLWTGDQGGQGVLVAGTEPPDVVELWDWMLAPGDQHQSEPHSAGTRELLHVQAGTVTVMVGDERFELAPGDALAFDGDLAHSYMNTTKDPARFSLAVFEPGVGAAHRTEIPNA; encoded by the coding sequence ATGGATGGGAGAGCGGAGTCGCTGGCACGCGCGATCGGTGCGCGGGTGAAGCAGGAACGCAAAGGGCGCGGCTGGACGCTCGACCAGCTCGCAGCCACTGCGGGGGTGAGCCGTCGCATGCTGGTGAATGTCGAGCAGGGCGGTGTGAATCCGAGTGTGGGTACGTTGCTGCGTCTTTCTGATGCGCTGGGTGTCGGGCTGCCTGCGCTGGTGGAACCGCCTGCCTCACGCACGGCGAAGCTCACCCGGCACGGTGACGGCGCAGTGTTGTGGACCGGCGACCAGGGTGGTCAGGGTGTGCTCGTGGCGGGCACCGAGCCGCCGGACGTGGTCGAGCTGTGGGATTGGATGCTCGCGCCAGGCGACCAGCATCAGAGCGAACCGCACAGCGCGGGCACCCGTGAATTGCTGCATGTCCAGGCTGGCACCGTGACGGTGATGGTCGGCGACGAGCGTTTCGAACTCGCCCCTGGTGATGCGCTGGCTTTCGACGGCGATCTAGCCCACTCGTATATGAACACCACTAAAGACCCTGCCCGGTTCTCGCTCGCGGTCTTCGAACCGGGAGTCGGGGCCGCGCACCGAACGGAGATCCCGAATGCCTGA
- a CDS encoding sugar phosphate isomerase/epimerase family protein, translating to MGRALGLAPLSVLGEAPHRVVEAAAGAGFDFVGLRVQRVSEDEPFFALNPGGSELRRTRQALDDTGLTVLDVECLVFDGTVGPETWLPALEAGAALGARVFTVAASDTDRSRIADSLGEFTRDAMDFNIVPMFEPMAYRTVSTLAEAAVLARGAGCLVLPDTLHFHRAGTTPDMAREVADLVVMVQLCDAPAEPPADLDGYIEESRSHRLLPGAGGADVYGFLNAFLEGVPVSVEVPHPSRHEIGLEAFVRELAIACRAGVDGAALQRVVSAAVGVEPSPCRKSIGPVQPLSLPTRNCTA from the coding sequence GTGGGGAGGGCACTGGGTCTGGCCCCGCTGTCGGTGTTGGGCGAGGCGCCTCACCGTGTCGTGGAGGCCGCGGCCGGTGCGGGTTTCGACTTCGTCGGGCTACGAGTACAGCGGGTCTCGGAGGACGAGCCTTTTTTCGCACTGAACCCGGGCGGTTCCGAGCTGCGACGAACTCGTCAGGCTCTGGACGACACCGGGCTGACCGTCTTGGACGTCGAATGTCTGGTCTTCGACGGAACCGTCGGCCCGGAGACCTGGCTGCCGGCGCTGGAGGCAGGCGCAGCGCTGGGGGCCCGGGTGTTCACGGTGGCGGCCTCGGACACCGACCGGTCCCGGATCGCCGATTCGCTCGGCGAGTTCACCCGGGACGCGATGGACTTCAATATCGTCCCCATGTTCGAGCCGATGGCCTACCGCACGGTATCGACGCTGGCCGAGGCTGCTGTGCTGGCCCGGGGAGCCGGATGCCTCGTACTGCCGGACACCCTGCACTTCCACCGGGCCGGAACCACTCCGGACATGGCCCGGGAAGTGGCCGACCTGGTCGTGATGGTGCAGCTGTGCGATGCTCCGGCCGAGCCGCCGGCCGACCTGGACGGCTATATCGAGGAGTCACGTTCCCACCGGCTGCTGCCCGGAGCAGGCGGCGCGGACGTATACGGCTTTCTGAATGCTTTCCTGGAAGGGGTTCCGGTCAGCGTGGAGGTTCCGCATCCCTCGCGACACGAGATCGGCTTGGAGGCCTTCGTCCGCGAGCTGGCGATCGCATGCCGGGCAGGGGTGGACGGCGCGGCCCTTCAACGCGTGGTCTCCGCCGCTGTCGGTGTCGAGCCGTCACCCTGTCGGAAATCGATCGGCCCGGTTCAGCCCTTGAGCTTGCCCACCAGGAATTGCACGGCCTGA
- a CDS encoding alpha/beta hydrolase, which yields MTLRRRLTLAVAATFVLGILTACGLGNTGRTSGSPATSKPASSSKDGRDRRNLAYVESGDPVHALDLFLPEKSDGPAPVFVWVHGGGWRGGDKADVDEHLLKVGRLRDDLLNAGIAVASVNYHLLPQTRFPQPMQDVSAAVRYLKAESSNLGLDPERVAIGGESAGAHLAGMVAMTPKEDALHGTIGPKTDPSVKAFLGYYGIYEFTTRLAQQRGQGCNPGRTGVESSHGRLIGADPESPEGRMAAEKASPISHVRKTSPPSLLIHGKQDCTAPAKQSVDLGEKLKQSGVEQQVVLIDAGHAQPVFYTDDNLRSQAVQFLVGKLKG from the coding sequence ATGACCCTACGACGCCGGCTCACGCTCGCCGTCGCCGCGACCTTCGTCCTCGGCATCCTCACGGCCTGCGGTCTCGGGAACACGGGGAGAACATCCGGTTCCCCCGCGACCAGCAAACCAGCGTCCTCCTCCAAGGACGGGCGCGACCGACGCAACCTGGCCTACGTGGAAAGCGGCGACCCGGTACACGCCCTCGACCTCTTCCTCCCGGAGAAGTCCGACGGGCCGGCCCCGGTCTTCGTCTGGGTACACGGCGGTGGCTGGCGAGGAGGTGACAAAGCCGATGTCGACGAACACCTGCTGAAGGTGGGCCGTCTGCGCGACGATCTCCTCAACGCGGGCATCGCCGTCGCCAGCGTCAATTACCATTTGCTGCCCCAAACCAGGTTCCCGCAACCGATGCAGGACGTCTCCGCCGCCGTGCGCTATCTCAAGGCCGAGTCGTCGAACCTCGGGCTCGACCCCGAGCGGGTCGCCATCGGCGGCGAGTCCGCTGGAGCACATCTGGCCGGAATGGTCGCCATGACCCCCAAGGAGGACGCGCTCCACGGCACCATCGGCCCCAAGACCGACCCCAGCGTGAAAGCCTTCCTCGGGTACTACGGCATCTACGAGTTCACCACTCGGCTCGCCCAACAGCGCGGACAAGGCTGCAACCCCGGACGCACCGGGGTGGAGAGCTCCCACGGACGACTGATCGGCGCCGACCCTGAATCTCCCGAAGGCCGCATGGCCGCGGAGAAAGCCAGCCCGATCAGTCACGTCCGCAAGACCTCACCGCCCAGCCTGCTGATCCATGGCAAGCAGGACTGCACCGCCCCGGCGAAACAGTCGGTCGACCTCGGCGAGAAGCTGAAGCAGTCCGGAGTCGAACAACAGGTCGTCCTGATCGACGCCGGGCACGCCCAGCCCGTCTTCTACACCGACGACAACCTGCGCAGTCAGGCCGTGCAATTCCTGGTGGGCAAGCTCAAGGGCTGA
- a CDS encoding N-acetylmannosamine-6-phosphate 2-epimerase has translation MHPLINGLRGQLIVSCQAYPGEPLRHPESMAQMAESAVTGGAVAIRAQGLADISAITGRVDVPVIGLWKSGHDGVFITPTLRHARAVLDAGAQIVALDGTRRPRPDGRTLADTVAALRTSHPDSFVMADCGSLDDAKAASDAGVDVLGTTLAGYTDERPRTEGPDLDLVADISQALPLIPLIAEGRVHTPGQAAAALAAGAHAVVVGTAITHPTTITGWFVEALHH, from the coding sequence ATGCATCCCCTCATCAACGGCCTGCGTGGACAGCTGATCGTGTCTTGCCAGGCCTACCCCGGTGAACCCCTACGTCACCCAGAGAGCATGGCCCAGATGGCCGAATCCGCCGTTACAGGAGGAGCCGTCGCCATCCGCGCACAAGGACTCGCCGACATCTCCGCGATCACCGGGCGGGTCGATGTCCCCGTCATCGGGTTGTGGAAATCCGGACACGACGGTGTCTTCATCACCCCCACCCTCCGGCACGCCCGCGCCGTCCTGGACGCCGGGGCCCAGATCGTCGCCCTCGACGGCACCCGGCGACCCCGGCCCGACGGGCGGACCCTCGCCGACACCGTCGCCGCCCTGCGCACCAGCCACCCGGACTCCTTCGTCATGGCCGACTGCGGATCCCTCGACGACGCCAAGGCGGCCTCCGACGCCGGAGTCGACGTCCTCGGCACCACCCTCGCCGGGTACACCGACGAACGGCCCCGGACCGAAGGCCCGGACCTCGACCTCGTCGCCGACATCTCCCAAGCACTCCCCCTGATCCCCCTCATCGCCGAAGGGCGCGTCCATACCCCGGGCCAGGCCGCAGCAGCCCTCGCGGCAGGCGCCCACGCCGTGGTCGTCGGCACAGCCATCACCCACCCCACCACGATCACCGGGTGGTTCGTCGAAGCCCTTCACCACTGA
- a CDS encoding FadR/GntR family transcriptional regulator produces the protein MAIADRRSSTWSTADGIKAYIIEYGLRPGDLMPTEADLCVALGVSRSSVREAVRTLASLDIVEVRHGHGTYVGQMSLAPLVNGLVFRLSLDAEQTLHSLRDVVHTRMALDLTVADELIARNHGKYRRELHSLLDEMERRGAAGGEFMEEDFAFHALLFKDVDNTIMGELASAFLEIYTRALPHLGVTPQEDIAQTVRTHHDMLRALETGDEAGYKAAIRAHYAPLQRAIQRAIDTQKSTAENPL, from the coding sequence ATGGCTATCGCAGACCGGCGCTCGAGCACCTGGTCCACGGCAGACGGGATTAAGGCGTACATCATCGAATACGGCCTGAGGCCCGGAGACCTCATGCCGACCGAGGCCGACCTGTGTGTCGCTCTCGGAGTGTCCCGCTCCTCCGTCCGCGAGGCCGTACGCACCCTCGCCTCACTGGACATCGTTGAAGTCCGACACGGACACGGCACCTACGTCGGACAGATGTCCCTCGCCCCCCTCGTCAACGGCCTGGTCTTCCGGCTCTCCCTCGACGCCGAACAGACCCTGCACTCCCTACGCGACGTCGTCCACACCCGGATGGCACTCGATCTCACCGTCGCCGACGAGCTCATCGCCCGCAACCACGGGAAGTACCGACGCGAACTGCACTCCCTGCTCGACGAGATGGAACGACGCGGCGCAGCCGGCGGAGAATTCATGGAAGAGGACTTCGCCTTCCATGCCCTGCTGTTCAAAGACGTCGACAACACGATCATGGGCGAGCTGGCCAGCGCCTTCCTGGAGATCTACACCCGAGCACTCCCCCACCTCGGGGTGACACCCCAGGAAGACATCGCCCAGACCGTCCGTACCCATCACGACATGCTGCGCGCCCTGGAAACAGGCGACGAAGCCGGGTACAAAGCAGCGATCCGCGCCCACTACGCGCCCCTGCAACGCGCCATCCAACGCGCCATCGACACCCAGAAATCCACAGCGGAAAACCCTTTATAA
- a CDS encoding ABC transporter substrate-binding protein, which yields MSILNLLAHNSSRRGFLKLAGAVGLAAGFSASLSACGPKGSSSGAVDAKVDAKKDGTIVGAISYELGTNGYDPMTTSAALTIAVNWHTMEGLTEIDPATRKTYAALAKELPAATSTSVDIALRDGATFHDGTPVTADDVVFSFERVQDPANKSLYAQFIPFVDKVTKKDEKTVTIALKHPTGLLASRLSVVKIVPKAAAADRKAFDANPIGSGPWKMTDNGATSKQITFERHEAYNGPQPARAKSMKWQIIPDAGTRTNAMQSKSVQAIDSVPYLSIDQLKATSRVESVQGFGLLFAMFNHSADNPFAKKENRQAFFYAIDMEKVVKTGLLGQATPATCFLHADHPQYRKASVVYTHDQAKAKELFAKTGLTKLRLLCTDHDWVKKCTPVIAESLKEVGIEVDFIEKKSADVYNTIDGKPAAYDVVIAPGDPSVFGNDPDMLMRWWYGGDTWTEQRMHWKGQPSYTQVQSLLDEGLKATSEDTQKEVWGKLFDLISEELPLYPLFHRKSPMAWDGSSLADFKPIALTGLSFMGVGSGK from the coding sequence GTGTCCATCTTGAACCTCCTCGCGCACAATTCCTCACGGCGCGGATTTCTCAAGCTGGCAGGTGCGGTGGGCCTTGCAGCAGGATTCTCGGCATCACTGTCAGCCTGCGGGCCCAAGGGCTCCAGCTCCGGCGCCGTCGACGCCAAGGTCGACGCCAAGAAGGACGGCACCATCGTCGGCGCCATTTCCTACGAGCTGGGCACCAATGGCTACGACCCCATGACGACCTCCGCAGCTCTGACCATCGCCGTCAACTGGCACACCATGGAAGGTCTCACCGAGATCGACCCGGCCACCCGGAAGACCTATGCCGCGCTCGCCAAGGAGCTCCCCGCGGCCACGTCTACCAGCGTCGACATCGCTCTGCGTGACGGTGCCACCTTCCATGACGGCACGCCAGTCACGGCGGATGACGTCGTCTTCTCCTTCGAGCGCGTCCAGGATCCGGCGAACAAGTCGCTGTACGCGCAGTTCATCCCCTTCGTCGACAAGGTCACGAAGAAGGACGAGAAGACCGTCACCATCGCGCTGAAGCACCCCACCGGACTGCTGGCTTCCCGGCTCTCGGTCGTGAAGATCGTGCCGAAGGCTGCCGCAGCAGACCGTAAAGCTTTTGATGCCAATCCAATTGGCTCCGGTCCGTGGAAGATGACGGACAACGGGGCGACCTCCAAACAGATCACCTTCGAGCGCCATGAGGCTTACAACGGCCCGCAGCCGGCTCGGGCCAAGTCCATGAAGTGGCAGATCATCCCGGATGCGGGCACCCGCACCAACGCCATGCAGTCGAAGAGCGTGCAGGCCATCGACTCGGTGCCCTATCTGTCGATCGACCAGCTCAAGGCCACTTCTCGGGTGGAATCGGTGCAGGGCTTCGGGTTGCTCTTCGCCATGTTCAACCACTCCGCCGACAACCCCTTCGCCAAGAAGGAGAACCGGCAGGCCTTCTTCTACGCCATCGACATGGAGAAGGTCGTCAAGACCGGTCTGCTCGGACAGGCCACTCCGGCGACCTGCTTCTTGCACGCCGATCATCCGCAGTACCGTAAGGCGTCCGTGGTCTACACCCACGACCAGGCCAAGGCGAAGGAGCTCTTCGCCAAGACAGGGCTCACCAAGCTCCGGCTGCTGTGTACTGATCACGACTGGGTAAAGAAATGCACGCCGGTGATTGCCGAATCGTTGAAGGAAGTCGGGATCGAGGTCGATTTCATCGAGAAGAAATCGGCAGATGTGTACAACACCATCGACGGTAAGCCTGCTGCTTATGACGTAGTCATCGCACCGGGCGACCCTTCGGTCTTCGGAAATGACCCCGACATGTTGATGCGCTGGTGGTACGGGGGTGACACCTGGACCGAGCAGCGGATGCACTGGAAGGGGCAGCCCTCCTACACCCAGGTCCAGTCCCTCCTTGACGAGGGACTCAAGGCGACCAGCGAAGATACCCAGAAAGAGGTGTGGGGGAAGCTCTTCGACCTCATCTCCGAGGAGCTCCCGCTGTATCCGCTGTTCCACCGCAAATCGCCGATGGCCTGGGACGGGTCTTCGTTGGCGGACTTCAAACCGATTGCCCTCACCGGACTCTCTTTCATGGGGGTCGGCTCCGGAAAATAG
- a CDS encoding ABC transporter permease yields MSNLMRLIGRRLVALPVMILGVTFLVFVVMSFSPSDPARLALGESASPDALAAYRTEHGLDKPLLVRYGLFLLGMLQGDLGTTSGNTPVINMVAEAFPITMQLAILGLIVAVIIAVVFGVLAALHRGRWPDQLIRVLSIMALATPSFWLAILLIQNLGTVPGGAGLFPALILTWVPFTQDPATYLNNTFLPVFALATPVAGSLIRVVRTSMVQELEKDYVRTAVGSGVPYSEVVAVNVLRNALITPITVLGLRIGYLMGGAVIIEIIFNIKAMGQLILDGVTRNDVFLVQGVTLTVAIAFIVINILVDLLYVLVNPRIRSI; encoded by the coding sequence GTGTCCAACCTGATGCGCCTCATCGGGCGTCGGCTGGTCGCGTTGCCGGTGATGATTCTCGGCGTGACGTTCTTGGTGTTCGTCGTCATGTCGTTCTCACCGTCCGACCCGGCCCGTCTCGCACTCGGCGAATCGGCGTCCCCCGACGCTCTCGCCGCCTATCGCACCGAACATGGGCTCGACAAGCCCCTACTGGTCCGATACGGACTCTTCCTCCTCGGCATGCTTCAAGGAGACCTCGGCACCACCAGCGGGAACACCCCCGTCATCAACATGGTCGCCGAGGCCTTCCCGATCACCATGCAGCTGGCCATCCTCGGCCTGATCGTCGCCGTGATCATTGCCGTCGTCTTCGGTGTCCTGGCGGCACTCCACCGCGGACGCTGGCCCGACCAGCTCATCCGGGTGCTCTCGATCATGGCCCTGGCCACCCCGTCCTTCTGGCTGGCGATCCTGCTCATCCAGAACCTCGGAACGGTTCCCGGCGGCGCAGGGCTCTTCCCCGCGCTCATCCTCACCTGGGTGCCTTTCACCCAGGACCCGGCCACCTACCTGAACAACACCTTCCTCCCGGTGTTCGCGCTGGCCACCCCCGTCGCCGGATCGCTGATCCGCGTCGTACGTACCTCCATGGTCCAAGAACTCGAGAAGGACTACGTGCGCACCGCCGTCGGATCCGGAGTGCCCTACTCCGAGGTCGTCGCGGTCAACGTGCTGCGCAACGCCCTGATCACCCCGATCACCGTCCTCGGACTGCGCATCGGATACCTGATGGGCGGCGCAGTCATCATCGAGATCATCTTCAACATCAAGGCGATGGGGCAGCTGATCCTCGACGGGGTCACCCGTAACGACGTCTTCCTCGTCCAGGGAGTGACCCTGACCGTGGCCATCGCCTTCATCGTCATCAATATCCTCGTCGACCTGCTGTACGTGCTGGTCAACCCGCGGATCAGGAGCATCTGA